The sequence below is a genomic window from Oncorhynchus nerka isolate Pitt River linkage group LG7, Oner_Uvic_2.0, whole genome shotgun sequence.
AGCCAATGGGAGGGCTGGGAGGGGCATTGCGAGATCCCGTGCTGCCACATGCTCAATGAAGTGTTTATTGCTGGGAGGACAAAGAGTGTGCCTCTCGGGAGCAGGTTGAtatagcacacaaaaaactatacatacctcggcctaaacatcagcgccacaggtaacttccacaaagctgtgaacgatctgagagacaaggcaagaagggcatactatgccatcaaaaggaacataaaatttgacatgacaactaggatctggctaaaaatgcttgaatcagttatagaacccattgccctttatgattgtgaggtctggggtccactcaccaaccaagaattcacaaaatgggacaaacaccaaattgagactctgcatgcagaattctgcaaaaatatcctcagtctACAACATAAACCACCAAATAAtccatgcagagcagaattaggccgatacccactaaatatcaaaatccagaaaagatctgttaaattctacaaccacctaaaaggaagagattcccaaaccttccataacaaaggcatcacctacagagagatgaacctagagaagagtcccctaagcaagcaggtcctggggctctgttcacaaacacaaacagaccacacAGTGCCcagaacagcaacacaattagacccaaccaaatcatgagaaaacaaaaatagaattacttgacacattggaatgaattaacaaaaaaacagagcaaactataaTGCTGTTTGGTCATTAACATATaatagaatacctgaccactgtgagcatagccttgctattgagaaaggcctccGTAGGcaaacctggctctcaagagaaggcaggctatgtgcacactgcctacaaaatgaggtggaaactgagctacacttcctaacctcctgccaaatgtatgaccatattagagacacatatcttcctgagattacacagatccacaaagaatttgaaaacaaacccgattttgataaactcccatatctactgggtgaaataccacagtgtgccattcaCAGCAGCAAGATATGTGACCTATTGCCACAGGAAAAGGGcagccagtgaagaacaaacaccattgtaaataccacccatatttatgtttatttattttcccttttgtactttaaccatttgcacatcgttacaacactgtatgacaattgtaatgtctttattattttggaacttctgtgagtgtaatgtttactgttcatttttattgtttatttaacttttgtatattatctacttcacttgctttggcaatgttaacatatgtttcccatgccaataaagccccttgaattgaattgaatagatggggagggagaggaaggctgggaggggagggagggagggggctgacatggtgttgttatggatctggGAAAGTGGTGACCCCAGAGGAAGGAGTTTGCTCATCTTCTGCCATTATCACAGAATAAAGAGTGAGCACAAAGTGTTTCGGCACAGGGCACACATACAGTAGGTGTGAGACTGAGAGATCTGGGGCATGGCTGTGAGTCTAACAGCACGTGGAGCTACTGTGTTGTCCACTAGCTTCATGGAGCAGGTTGTTTCCAATAGCCTAAATTGTTCATATCCATGAGCTATTCAAAATCCTTGGGTCTTTGGTGTAATGTCATGTaaagatgtaatgatgtaatgataggACAACAtttatctatcactccagtgttcatttgctaaattgtatttacttcgctactatggcctatttactgccttacctcctcatgccatttgcacacactgtatatagacttttttttctattgtgttattgactgtacgtttgtttattccatgtgtaactctgtgttgttgtctgtgtcacactgctttgctttatcttggtcaggtcgcagttgtaaatgagaacttgttctcaacttgccaacctggttaaataaaggtgaaaaaaattaaaataataataaataaagttAGTTTTtggtgtggtctgtatatttgtcAGGTAGTAGATTTCTGTGAGTTATAAACATTGCACAGTTGTAGCAGTTACTGCCATGAAAAGTCTTCACATCAACCCATTAATATATCCAGAATTGAGTTTTGGAAAGCTCCACATGTAGATATGGACTGTTACTCTTTTAGCACACTGTCACGTCTACTGATAGAAATGCAGGCCCCACAACCTTTAGACACACAGCTGCCCGTCCTGCCTGCCGCTGGCTGCGTCCCAGTCACAAGCTCCCTTCCTACCCAAGTGGAACGTGAGAGCTGCCATGGTCCTGAGTTTCCCACACTTCAGTGTTAATGACACTGGGGCGGACACACAAAGGAAGTGTGCCCCGTCACACAAAGCTCaagtgaccaaggcccttctactccctcctccctcctgcccAGCCACAGTGCAGTCAACCAGGCTCTCACAAGGCTTTCACAGGCACACCATCTGGACAGATGGGACACTATAATCACCCAATGGGACACGTGAGACCTGCTCAGGGAGATGAAATAGAAAGCGTGAGAATGTAGGAAAAGGGCAAGTAAAAAGTCAAACTTCAAAGTCTTTTAGATATTATAATGACTTTTTGACTAAATATATGAAAATACAAGATTAAAAAAACATGTTGTATTATACTATTACCACCGAATCAAATAGTCAATACAAATTACTAATAACAATACCACCCTTATTACAATTGTAATAGCACTACAATGTCAATTTGTATtcaattatttttatttaatagTTTATATGATGGATCTTACTTGAGTACTCTAGCAATGTTCACAGTAAAGGAATTTGGAGTGAAAATGCCTTTCTCTGCCATGGACACTTCATGCTTAACATCTCCAATGAACATGTGAAATGTCCACAGACAGAGGATGTACTCCATGTTCTCACCACGTTCCCACCACGTTCCCACCACGTATCAGTTGTAGTCCATGCTCATTGGTTAGTTTCCATCCATAACACATCATGCTACGAATGGGAGGGGGGAAGCGGGCATTTTTAAGGGCACCTCCCACCTGTTCATTTGGATCAGGGCCATTGTATTGAATTAATTGAAAGCAATTTGTGCACTTTCTATTGTCACGAGGGCCTCGTGATTGCCAAAAATACTATGAGAAGCTACATCACATTAAAGCGTAGTGAGAGCTGATATAAAGGTAAAGGAAAATGAGGTGAAAATCAGAGACATCGCACACTGAAAGCACACTGAGTCATCCTCATTTCAAAGCATCAAATGGACCATATTGAACTGATGAGGATGTCTTTCAATGAAGCTTACGGGAGCTATATATTGTAGGGCTGTTTAACTCATGTTTCCTTTCTCTGCTCCTACAGGGGTAAAGTTATGATCCTTGAGAGGAAATACACTGATAGGGTGGAGAAGCTTCGCACGGCACTCGAGAGCCAACTCCACAACAGGGTCTCCAACACAGACTCTTTCTTCTCAGTCAGGAGGCCCCTGCTCTTCCACAACAACTACTCAAAGTACTCTAGAGATACTCTATGACTGCATCCATTACCTGCTGAAGATATTGCCCCACTGTTGATCCAGTGTGGATCTCCATGGAAACACCAAGACCAGCAGTGGGACTGAGCATGGTAACACTGAGCAGTTTCTGTACCCTATGCAAAGTTACTCTCACACCAAATCTGTCGTCATCTCTACACACCTGGAAGAGCTAaagattattatatatttttttaaatgtaacctttaactATTATTTGGACTATTTCAATTGATATGTACTATTTTGCAACTGAAATGATTGGGATAATTTTTCAACAATATGTGTATATATTtccagatatatattttttaaacaatagATTCAAAGTTAATTAATGGTCTTTTGTAAAGACAGAGATTTTAGTCTATGCTGTATGTATATGCCGTTCATTGTATGCCATtttgttttaatatttttttgCTGAGATGGTCACATGAAGACTACTCTCTGAGGAAAGAGTTATTACTGAAAACCATATTCCTGCATGTATACAAAGGAACAATATGTTGAAATAAGTATAGGTTATGGTAGAGCTAtggtgggctcccgagtggcgcagcggtctaaggcactgcatcttagtgttAGAGGcgtccctacagaccctggtttgattccaggttgTGTCACAatcggcagtgattgggagtcccatagggcgtcgcacaattggcccggcatTGTTAggggccgtcgttgtaaataagactttgttcttaactgacttgcctagttaaatgaagctTAAATAATAGAGCCTCGTGGTAGGCTACATCACAAGGGAAATTCTATTTTTGATATCCAATGTAAACATTTTGTTGTAAAAAAACTGATGATGTCtgctttttttgttatttttgatGTTGTCAATTTCTGCACCATTGCTTACTAAATAACTTGACAACTTAAAATATTTTACATCCACCAAAAATGACCTCAACATCTATGGATCATGATTTCTTCAACAAGTGTTTCCCTAATAACCGGTAGTACATAATAGTTCTCAATTTTCAGCTCTACCAGCCCACCAGTCTTTGCATATGTCCATGTAACCTATTCATCCAAGCAGTCACAAAttcaacccaacacacacacacacacacacacacacacgcacacacgcacacacacacacacacgcacacacgcacacacgcacacacgcacacacacacacacacacacacacacacacacacacacacacacacacacacacacacacacacacacacacacacacacacacacacacacacacacacacacacacacacacacacacacacacacacacacacacacacacacacacacacacacacacacacacacacacactgtttgcaTATTGCTAGTATCCAAAACAAGCaaatgagagatgtaatgtttatCTGTCTATTATTTTATGTGAATGATACTCCGTCTTATCTGGGTAATAAATGCAATGTTTGCTTCATACAGTACATTTTGAATAATGATACATTTTGGTTTCAACAGGCTGTTGAGTATCAAAACTTTTTCCCATTCACAAAAATTAAGCAGCAGTCTAATTTGTCTGTTGGACTGACCACTACCATTTATTGAATTTGTTTCCTGTGAATAGTATGGTAAATTCATGACAGATGAGATATCTCAGTCTGTGCTATGTCCTCTGCTAGACAGCCTAAGCATGACTAAAAACAGTTCCCCTCCATTTCCCCTCTGGTCAAAAAAGATTAGCTCAACCTCAAGTAGAGAGAGGTTTGATTATATGGCTTTATAGCCCCATCTACAGTCAAgaaacctggcagtgtggtgccaggatgacaaactctccctcaacgtgatcaagacaaaggagatgatcatagactacaggaaaaggagggccaagcacacccccatcctcatcgatggggctgtcgttgagcaggttgagagcttcaagttccttggtgtccacatcaccaactaactatcatggtccaaacacaccaagacagccgtgaagaggttacgacaatgcctattcccccccacgagactgaaaagatttggcattggtcctcagatcctcaaaaggttatacagctacacgatcgagagcatcctgactgcttgcatcaccgcctggtatggcaactgctcgggctccgaccgcaaggcactacagagggtagtgttagcggcccagtacatcactggggccaagcttcctgccacccaggacctctatacaaggcggtgtgagaggaaggccctaaaaattgccaaagactccagccaccctagtcaaagactgttctctctgctactgcatggcaagtggtaccggagcaccaagtctaggtccaaaaggcttcttaaacctcttaaggatccaaacctttttcaattttcgcctaataTGACATAATCAAATCTAactgctcaggacctgaagcaaggatatgtataTTCTTGATGCCATTTGAAaataaacactttgaagtttgtggaaatgtgaaattaatgtaggagaatataataaCACAttattagatctggtaaaagataatacaaagaaaaaaacatgtgcATTtgattttttgtaccatcatctttgaaatgcaagagaaagtccATAATTATTCCAGCCAAGGCGCAAtctagattttggccactagatggcagcagtgtatgtgcaaagttttagactgatccaatgaaccattgtatatctgtgttgttgtatcaagactgcccaaatgtgactaattggtttattaatgcATTTtaaagttcataattgtgcactctcctaaaacaatagcatggtattatttcactgtaatagctactgtaaattggagagtgcagttagattaacaagatttaagctttctgcccatatcagatgtgtctatgtcctgggaccCAATCCCGTGgaggttaacagcttctacccccaagccataagactcctgaacagataataaaatggctacacagactctgttcactgctgctactctctgttaattatctatgcatagtcactttacctctacctacatgtacagtactAATAAAAGTTTGGAGGATTTTtttattcaaggatttttctttatttgtactattttctacattgtagtgtgcaaatctgtcaaagggtggctactttgaaaaatctaaaatatattttgatttgtttaacacttttttggttactacatgattccatgtgggtTATTTCATActgttgatgttttcactattattcaacaatgtagaaaatagtaaaaaataaagaaaacccctagaatgagtaggtgtgtccaaacttttgactggtactgtccatagtgcctcaattacctcgacaaacCTGTGCCCACATTGACCCTGCATAGAGCATCATTACTGTTATTTTctttttattatattattattatatatatatatttttacttcagtttattttagtacaTACTTTCTTAAcacgtattttttttaaactgcattgttggttaagggcttgtaaagtaagcatttcaatgttatattcggagcatgtgacaaataaaatctgatttgatCATCTGCGCAGCGTCACCTCCTGGAATTGAGCCAAGATTAATGAGGAAATTCTGTGATTGTGGAAAACTCGCGAGAGCCCATAGGGAGTAACGTTACTTCATCATGGCAGGCAATAAGTTGGCATTAGAGGGAAAAATAAGTATTATAAGCTTTCTTTTAGGGCTTGGCGTTGTTATAATTCCCCTTATTAGAACATTCGCTGGACACCTTGACTGGGTATTCGACTATCTCACTGGAGTGAGGGGGAAAATAGCTATTGCGGTGTACATCGCTGTTCTCAATGGCTTCTTGCTAATCATATATAAGGGACCTCTATATAAGGTAAGAGCTACAGTAGTAGCAAGCTAACGTCTGAAACAAGATGGCTAGCAGTAACATTAGCTAAGCTACTTAGCTAGCCATCTTGATGTATGTTGTATTTGCCCATTCAAAACGGCAGTCGGCTAGCTAGGCTTATTCTAAATGATCAGTTATTAATTGGCGCGCTTCTTTCTGACAATGTATtgtgctaatgttagctggctaatCCTATTAGCTGAATTGGATTGAGACAGCTGTCACCCTGATTGCCTAAAGTAGAACTCTAATTTAACGGTAAGCTAGATAACACTATTGAAGTCAACCTTCGGGATGGCCCACTTATGTTATTGTCTTAGCTGTTGATTTTGAGCCAGCTTTGTAGTTTCACAAGTTCAAGTTAGAAAGGTTATCGGAGCATGCTCTTTTCTCCCAGGTTGCTGTGCGAGCCTGCTTCCTTGGTTTTACTTTTGGGTGTGGCTTGATCATAAGCTTTTCCCAAACTACATGGACACACTTTGGCTGGTAAGCATCCAGCACCTGTACatactctctgtcacacacaactAATTGATGTTAGTTCGATACCTGTTTATGCATAGTTCTCAGTCAATGAATGTATTTGCAGGTACATGTGTTCCATGTCTTTCTTCCACTACTCTGAGTACTTGGTGACGGCCATCATTAACCCCCGCAGCCTGTCTCTGGACTCATTCCTGCTCAACCACAGTGTGGAGTACACCGTGGCTGCCGTCTCCTCGTGGGTGGAGTTCACTATAGAGAAGCTCTCTATCCCAGGTCTTTCCCTCATACCACACTTGTGCTCAATGGTTGCGTTCCAGCCTGACTACATAGCTGGTATTgcattgcatcaaccaatggttgcataCCACGTCATTCTGTGCAGGCAGGCGTCTGCAATGTAGGCTCAATCCCAATACTCCCGTTAGCCCTCCCCTTAGTTTTCGAGTGTCTCTCGTTTGGGGGGGGAGTGACACTCGAAAACGGAGCAACTAGTGGTAGGGAAATTAGGCCTAGGGAATGGGACATCATTACATCGCTTGCGTCGATGACATGGATGTGGATATAAGGGAGccctctgcacctctctgattcagaggggttgggttaaattgCGGAAGACAcagttcagttgtacaactggctCGGTATCCACTTTTCCCTTTCACTCGTCAGATACTGCCAACGGATACCACGCAATTGACTGACGATGAGCCAGTACTGGCTGCAGTAATAGCTTTTCTTATATTTCTCATGCAGCAAATACATACTTACCATATGAGCATCAAATGAAAAACAACGTGCctgtaatgtacccatcctctgtggttcaatgtggagtagtactGAAGCAGGACTTTCATTTCATAGCAGTTTGGCATGTAACAGTTGCGTTCCCTTCACTCAGTCCTTAACAGTGGAGGCATTGTAGCTAGAACAATTAAAATCACTGTTCTGaacatttttaaaatatttttttaccaaATGTGTAAGGGTCCATACACCGACACATCCATAGCATACCGGTCTTTTTATCCTCCACTATACAATAAGGAAGAAAATAGTTATCTACTGCTACGTTGCCTGCATTGGCAAATATCTTCAGTCTCTTTATGTTACTAAATACAATAAAGAACAATTACAAGTGATTGAagtatttaatttttatttaatgAACAGGACGGCAAGCTTACAAAATTGTACATAAAATTGGCAGTAGATGCTTTTGTTAGCGAGATTCTTTACATACATTGGGTTTCACAGATGACAGCCTGGTTTGGTCAGGAGTCCCTACAACATGAATTACAATTCATACAAATGTCAAATGCCTGTATAGAAAGCTAAATGTATAGTTagttggctaatgttagctagttgtTGCTAGCTTGTTAAATAGTGATTTTtgtaaattaactttatgacCAAGAAATGTGCATTAATTGTTCTCTACAGTAACTAACATATTCATCTTAAATGTAAATACTTTGCATGATTTGTTGGGAAGTTATAATTAATTACATGTCCTTCCATCCTAGTATTCTTGTCAGCCACCTTCCTGAACTTTAGAGCCTTGGACCGCAGGACTTTATGGTAGTTTTAATAACCACTCAATAGGAAGTCTGCATGTTGATTTTCTTCATTTGGAGGGGTGAAAAGGCTCTACCCCCTTGCTCAAATTTGAATTGGAACACCACTCTGACTCAATGTGGCTCGCGGGATCATGCAAAATGGAGGGGAGGGCTAGGGGGTATTGGGATTGAGCCGTTGTCAGCCTGGAACGCAGCCAATGACTTTTCATGTCTCAGTTGAAATGGCATGACATGTTGTCACAGGAGGAGTAAAATGTCTCAATTGGCTCTGAACCTTTTCCCTCTTGTCTCAGAGCTGAAGCAGCTGAGCTGGCTCAGCCTGGTGGGCCTGGTGATGGTGCTGTGTGGGGACTTCCTGCGTAAGTCTGCCATGCTGACGGCTGGCTCTAACTTTAACCACATCGTCCAGAACGAGAAGGCCCAGAGCCACGTGCTGGTCACCGATGGGGTCTATGCCTTCTTCAGACACCCGTCCTACGTGGGCTGGTTCTACTGGAGCATTGGCACACAGGTACATGCCTAAAATGTAAATTTTTCTTAAAACATGTTACAATCAAGCCCACTACACTGATTTCACGTTTCCGTGTCCAATGTTCCAGGTGATGCTGTGCAACCCTGTCTGCATCGCGGGCTACACCATGGCCAGTTGGCGCTTCTTCCGTGAACGGATTGAGGAGGAggagctctctctcctccatttctttGGAGAGGACTACCTGGAATACAAGAAGAAGGTGGGCACCGGCCTGCCCTTTATTTCAGGCATCCGCATCAACAGCTCCTAGGTGTGAGAGATGGGGTCCTGGATGTATGAAcatggcagacagacaggcactgtGAGGGGCAGCCCTGGTCAGCATACTGTGGATTAGCCCTTGTGGTCGCCCGCCCTGGGTGGGGGTCTAGAGCTCACGGAGACTGACACCTATGAGCGTGGTAAAGGGCTCCCCAAAAACCTGGGTAGACGGACTCACTCAAAAAGAAACAACACCCCCCAATGTTGTATATCTATTGCACACATCCAACTGCCTCTTTGGCTTGGTTAGTTTGACTActaagagtttttttttttttcatctccAATGTTTCCCTTTTCTGTGTATTCCATAGGGAGGAGTTGAGTTTCTTCAGTGGATGCTGAATGGATTTTTAGCTTGTGTTACTGAATCAAAGTGCTGTAATGAGCCTGGTCGAGTGTCTGCTATTCCTTGTTTGTCTGGCTTATCACTAAGTCATCATTATTAGGTCCCAGCGTTTACAACAATAGTTTTACACAAGATTAGGGATGCACAATTTCAACTGACCTCGTACATATTCTTTCCCAGTAGGTAAATCTGCGCTAAGAAGCATTTATTTCTGTGTGACTGttgtacatttacaaacatttcccAAAATGGCGGCAAAGTGGTTGCTTGCAACATGGTCTTTGCCCCATAAGTTAATGAACTTTTCATAAATTATAAAATGCCTTTTGATGGTAATCAAATGTCAAAATATGCCATGAGAAAATATTGGTTATAGGTAACAGCCCAGAATTTCTATACTGATGCATCCTTACCCAAAATGATTTATTTTAAATgtgttggaaccggttcagggaacaaAACTGGAAAATAAAATGAAGGAACTGAATCGGGAACGAAAGCGATCCATACTGTTCCGGAACAGAaccgttattttaaaagcatgcaAACCGGTTAACATTCTAGATATTTTTTTCTCGTCCCACAAAAGAAACGCAACAAAGGGCATGTGAaaagccctcactctgtcactcaaaCTTATTCCAGCGTCTGCCTGCAAACTGAAAATCTTTGCCTGTGCATgtttaggctacctgcccctcccccatctgaagcataggctactgtactgaacttAGAAGCATGAG
It includes:
- the LOC115132001 gene encoding protein-S-isoprenylcysteine O-methyltransferase-like, translating into MAGNKLALEGKISIISFLLGLGVVIIPLIRTFAGHLDWVFDYLTGVRGKIAIAVYIAVLNGFLLIIYKGPLYKVAVRACFLGFTFGCGLIISFSQTTWTHFGWYMCSMSFFHYSEYLVTAIINPRSLSLDSFLLNHSVEYTVAAVSSWVEFTIEKLSIPELKQLSWLSLVGLVMVLCGDFLRKSAMLTAGSNFNHIVQNEKAQSHVLVTDGVYAFFRHPSYVGWFYWSIGTQVMLCNPVCIAGYTMASWRFFRERIEEEELSLLHFFGEDYLEYKKKVGTGLPFISGIRINSS